The Rhodoluna lacicola genome includes the window TCAAAAGCTTCAAAGGATGCTTTTTATGCAAAGAAGTTTGTCGTGGATTACGTGGCTAAATCAGAGCACCAGAAAGAATTGTTTTTAGTTACCGGAAGAGTGCCAGCAAACAAATCTGCCTTTGACGCCGCAAAAGATGATCGTGTGGTCCAGGGGTTTGGAAACGCTGGACGAAAGGCTGAGCCATTGCCGGCGATTCCGGCTATGGGTTCGGTTTGGGCATCCTGGGGCGCTTCTGAAATCGCAATCATTCGTCGTCAAGGCAAACCAGAGGTTATTTGGAATCAAATGATCGCTGACATCAAGTCGTCAATCAATCAATAACCGCTCTTCGCTTACCTGCTTCATGGCAGATATTTTTGCCAGCACCGCGCTAAAAGTGCTAAAGTCTTTTGGTGCCTGGCGCTTGAAGCCGATGCACAAACGCCCCGATAGCTCAGTGGTAGAGCACTTCCATGGTAAGGAAGGGGTCGCCAGTTCAATCCTGGCTCGGGGCTCGTTTCAAAAACAACCAATTGTCTGATTTGTAGGCAATGCCCGGCTGGGTAGCTCAGGTGGTTAGAGCACACGACTCATAATCGTGGGGTCGCGGGTTCGAGTCCCGCCTCAGCTACTTCTGACTCAAGTCCCTAGCGGGGCTTTTTCGTTTAATGAGAGAAACTGCGACACTTAACAAGTGGTAAATCCAAACGTTCAGGGCAAGAAGTATCCGGCAACAGATCCTTATCTGGTTGGCCGCGAGAAGATTCGCGAATTCGCCCACGCGGTTAAGTCAACAAATGCAATGAACCTGGATGTGTTCGCCGCGCAAGCAGCCGGCTACACCGATGTGATTGCCCCACCAACCTTCGCGGTGGTTATTCAAGAGCGCTCGCTGGCAACCGTGTTGAATGACCCAGAGGCAGACATTGACTTTTCTCGCGTGGTGCACGGTGAGCAGCGCTTCATTCACGCTCGCCCGATTGTGGCGGGCGATGAACTAGTAAGCGAGCTCGAGGTGGCCAGTGTGAAGTCACTTGGCGCCCACTCGATGGTGACTTTTGAAACCAAAATTTACGACGTCAGCAAAGAGTTGGTTTGCACTGCAATTTCAACTCTCGTGGTCAGGGGTGACGAGTAATGACTCACATCAATATCGC containing:
- a CDS encoding FAS1-like dehydratase domain-containing protein; the protein is MVNPNVQGKKYPATDPYLVGREKIREFAHAVKSTNAMNLDVFAAQAAGYTDVIAPPTFAVVIQERSLATVLNDPEADIDFSRVVHGEQRFIHARPIVAGDELVSELEVASVKSLGAHSMVTFETKIYDVSKELVCTAISTLVVRGDE